In Natronocella acetinitrilica, the sequence CGCCGCTCGGACAATATACTCACGTCGCTCGGGTCAAGCCATCAGAGCTACTTTTTATTGCAGGCGCATTGTCGGTGAACGCCCGAGGCGAGTCGGTCGGCGAAGGCGATCTCTACGCCCAGGCGAAACAGATTTTCGCCAATATGCGCGACACGCTCGCCTCGGCGGGCGCGGATTTCGGTAATATTGTCCAATTTACTACGTACCTGGTATCTGCCGACCTGATCCCCGAATTTATGGAATTC encodes:
- a CDS encoding RidA family protein, with protein sequence MPEITSKPDDFLTIYNPEGISPPLGQYTHVARVKPSELLFIAGALSVNARGESVGEGDLYAQAKQIFANMRDTLASAGADFGNIVQFTTYLVSADLIPEFMEFRKKHFPEYFPDGKYPPNTLLIVQRLVHPEFLIEVQPIAALP